A genomic region of Rhodospirillales bacterium contains the following coding sequences:
- a CDS encoding elongation factor Ts, whose translation MAAITASMVKELREKTGAGMMDAKKALEEAGGDMDAAVDALRTKGLAKAEKKSSRTAAEGLIAMAVQGNSGALVEVNSETDFVARNEQFQSFVKQVADIALKEEADIEALQEAQFGNGKSVRETLTSNIATIGEHMTLRRTVTLSVNPGVVTGYIHNAVAPNMGKIGVLVALQSEGDADKLQALGKQIAMHVAAAFPKYLNRDAVDSDVAERERNILREQAMAEGKPAEIVEKMLEGRMRKFFEEICLMDQTFVIDGETRIADLLKNAAADVGAPVELVAYERFQLGEGIEKEETDFAAEVAAAVNG comes from the coding sequence ATGGCTGCGATTACAGCATCAATGGTGAAAGAACTGCGTGAGAAAACCGGGGCGGGCATGATGGATGCCAAAAAAGCTCTGGAGGAAGCCGGCGGCGATATGGATGCCGCTGTCGATGCGCTGCGGACCAAAGGTCTGGCAAAGGCTGAGAAGAAATCAAGCCGGACGGCTGCCGAAGGTTTGATTGCGATGGCTGTTCAAGGCAATAGCGGGGCGCTGGTTGAGGTGAATTCCGAAACCGACTTCGTTGCCCGGAACGAACAGTTCCAGAGCTTCGTCAAGCAGGTTGCCGATATCGCCCTGAAAGAGGAAGCTGATATCGAAGCGCTGCAGGAAGCCCAGTTTGGTAACGGCAAAAGCGTTCGCGAGACCTTGACCTCAAATATTGCGACGATCGGCGAACACATGACTTTGCGCCGGACGGTTACTCTGAGCGTTAACCCGGGTGTTGTCACGGGCTATATCCACAATGCCGTGGCCCCGAACATGGGTAAAATCGGTGTTCTGGTGGCGCTGCAATCCGAAGGCGATGCCGACAAGCTGCAAGCGCTGGGTAAGCAAATTGCCATGCACGTTGCAGCGGCGTTTCCGAAATACCTGAACCGGGATGCGGTTGATTCTGACGTGGCTGAACGTGAGCGCAATATCCTGCGTGAGCAGGCGATGGCAGAAGGCAAGCCGGCGGAAATCGTTGAAAAAATGCTCGAAGGCCGCATGCGTAAATTCTTTGAAGAGATTTGCCTGATGGATCAAACCTTCGTGATTGATGGCGAGACCCGTATTGCTGACTTGCTGAAAAATGCAGCCGCCGACGTCGGTGCGCCGGTTGAACTGGTTGCTTATGAGCGCTTCCAGCTTGGTGAAGGCATCGAAAAAGAAGAAACAGATTTTGCTGCGGAAGTGGCTGCGGCCGTGAACGGCTGA
- the rpsB gene encoding 30S ribosomal protein S2, with the protein MSMPEFTMRQLLEAGVHFGHHAQRWNPKMKPYIFGVRNGIHIIDLQQTVPMLDRSLKTIRDIAAKGGRVLFVATKRQAQEKIKESAKRCGQYYVNHRWLGGMMTNWQTVTKSINRLRELEGILGGDIEGYTKKEILMMTRERDKLESSIGGIKDMGGLPDALFIIDTNKEDLAVNEARNLGIPVFAIIDTNSNPDHIDFPIPGNDDALRAIELYCDLFSAAVLDGLQAEMAASGIDAGAAVEPKKEDLIEAPKKAPKAKKADKAAEATEAEEEPTKKQATA; encoded by the coding sequence ATGTCCATGCCTGAATTTACAATGCGCCAGCTTCTGGAAGCCGGTGTTCACTTCGGTCACCACGCCCAGCGCTGGAACCCGAAAATGAAGCCTTACATCTTTGGTGTTCGTAACGGCATTCATATTATTGACCTGCAACAAACCGTACCGATGCTGGATCGTTCCCTGAAAACGATCCGTGATATTGCTGCCAAGGGCGGTCGGGTTCTGTTTGTTGCCACCAAGCGTCAGGCGCAAGAGAAAATCAAGGAATCTGCCAAACGTTGCGGTCAGTACTATGTGAACCACCGCTGGCTGGGCGGTATGATGACCAACTGGCAAACTGTCACGAAGTCCATCAACCGTCTGCGTGAGCTGGAAGGTATTCTGGGCGGTGATATCGAAGGTTACACCAAGAAAGAAATTCTGATGATGACGCGTGAGCGCGACAAGCTGGAATCTTCGATCGGCGGGATCAAGGATATGGGCGGTCTGCCGGATGCCCTGTTCATTATCGACACAAACAAGGAAGACTTGGCTGTGAACGAAGCGCGTAACCTAGGGATTCCGGTGTTTGCGATTATCGATACGAATTCCAATCCCGATCACATTGATTTCCCGATTCCGGGGAACGATGATGCTTTGCGGGCGATTGAATTGTATTGCGATCTGTTTTCCGCGGCCGTTCTGGACGGTCTGCAGGCTGAAATGGCTGCTTCCGGTATTGATGCCGGCGCTGCTGTCGAGCCGAAAAAGGAAGACCTGATTGAAGCTCCGAAAAAAGCGCCGAAAGCCAAGAAAGCCGACAAGGCTGCCGAGGCAACCGAGGCTGAAGAAGAGCCGACCAAGAAACAAGCAACGGCCTAA
- a CDS encoding nitroreductase — protein MVDYMAAWKVSEKDFPQDGTAAEKLAFCARYAQLTPSTYNTQPWLFSISGNKLFLYADRRYGLPVTDPDDRGLEIACGSALANLQLALRAFGYEQTTQLLPDPTDDDLMAIVTLGHKLDTPVEESDKGLFQVIAKRHMNWGSFSDKKVPDELLRALEQEAEKAGAWLHICAPHERGQIVHMVAEADHIQTGDKHFRRELLNWIHPRRLGSGDGIPSDSARYSAIMSSFSPHLLRRFEGEHNKAARDDQLDEGSPVIAVVGSMSGGTKSRLMAGMALMRVLLRAEEAGLAASTLNQPCEVPELRLRLHDALDRQGRAQFILRLGYGGKPVYTPRRPLSSVLTFEGKKAEDVEHILSGKSSNGMFGKFKRAFGAK, from the coding sequence ATGGTTGATTATATGGCGGCTTGGAAAGTTTCCGAAAAAGATTTCCCGCAAGACGGAACGGCAGCAGAAAAGCTGGCGTTTTGTGCGCGCTATGCCCAGTTGACACCTTCGACTTATAACACGCAGCCGTGGCTGTTTTCGATCAGCGGCAACAAGCTGTTTTTGTATGCCGACCGGCGTTACGGGTTGCCGGTGACGGACCCGGATGACCGGGGACTTGAGATTGCCTGCGGGTCGGCGCTGGCCAATTTACAGCTGGCGCTCCGGGCTTTTGGCTATGAGCAAACAACCCAGCTTTTGCCCGATCCGACCGATGACGACCTGATGGCGATTGTAACGCTGGGGCATAAGCTGGATACTCCGGTTGAAGAAAGTGACAAGGGGCTTTTTCAGGTTATTGCCAAGCGTCATATGAACTGGGGTTCGTTTTCGGATAAGAAAGTACCCGACGAGCTTTTGCGCGCTCTGGAGCAAGAAGCGGAAAAAGCCGGGGCGTGGCTTCATATCTGTGCGCCGCATGAGCGCGGCCAGATCGTTCACATGGTTGCGGAAGCCGACCATATCCAGACCGGGGACAAACATTTCCGCCGCGAGCTTTTGAACTGGATTCACCCGCGCCGTTTAGGTAGCGGCGATGGTATCCCCAGCGACAGTGCCCGTTATTCGGCGATTATGTCGTCTTTCTCGCCGCATCTGTTGCGGCGATTTGAGGGGGAGCACAATAAAGCCGCCCGTGACGACCAGCTTGATGAGGGATCGCCGGTGATTGCTGTCGTCGGCAGCATGTCGGGCGGAACCAAATCGCGCCTGATGGCCGGGATGGCCTTGATGCGCGTTCTATTGCGGGCGGAGGAGGCCGGGCTGGCCGCGTCGACGTTGAACCAGCCGTGTGAGGTGCCGGAGTTGCGTTTGCGGCTCCATGATGCTCTCGACAGACAGGGACGCGCCCAGTTTATCTTGCGGCTTGGTTATGGCGGAAAACCGGTTTACACGCCGCGGCGACCGCTTTCGTCCGTTTTGACGTTTGAGGGTAAGAAAGCCGAAGACGTCGAACACATCTTGTCCGGGAAATCATCCAACGGGATGTTCGGCAAATTCAAGCGGGCTTTCGGCGCAAAGTAA
- the dnaE gene encoding DNA polymerase III subunit alpha — MPDSVKDNFVHLHLHSAYSLAEGAITVKDLLGLCQKYNMPAVAITDTGNLFGAMEFATYAAKAGVQPVLGAQIALGLEGHQLVLLVQSEQGYRNLCKLVSVSFLETEGTEKPHIDWETLDAHTEGLICLSGGLKGPVDQYLLHNQTKEAEAALKRLKKIFGDRLYIELQRHGWPEEDRIEGALIDLAYKHDIPLVATNDCYFPTKKMHEAHDALLCIAEGRYVTESDRRKVTPEHYFKNALAMRDLFKDVPEAVDNTVIIAQRCSYLLKPIDPLLPPFDTGEGRNEAEELRKQAQDGLQWRLERFVFPEDADEAKKKEIASPYFERLNYELGVIEGMGFPGYFLICSDFIKWSKEHDIPVGPGRGSGAGSVVAWALQITDLDPLEFGLLFERFLNPERVSMPDFDVDFCQTRRDEVIHYVQDKYGHDNVAQIITFGKLQARAVVRDVGRVLQMPYGQVDRIAKLIPANPANPISLAEALEQEPDLANERMRDETTDKLITIALQLEGLYRHASTHAAGLVIGDRELHKLLALYRDPRSDMPVTQFNMKFVEQSGLVKFDFLGLKTMTVIKKALDLVEQVHGKKIDHLEIPFDDQKTYELLTSGQTVGVFQLESAGMRDVLRKMKPDRLEDIIALVALYRPGPMDNIPRYIDIKDGKEEPDYMHPKLQPILEETYGIMIYQEQVMQAAQLLAGYTLGGADLLRRAMGKKIKEEMDAQRDMFVKGCAKHNDIPAEQANAIFDQIAKFAGYGFNKSHAAAYAVIAYWTGWLKANYPVEFMAASMTLDLGNTDKLAVFKQDLDRSGIALLLPDVNRSLPEFKVEDGAVRYALAALKGVGEHAMEVLVAERDKNGPYKDLQDFANRLDAGTLNRRQMEQLASAGAFECLNSNRAQVHDYAEALLRYAQNQREERESGQNSLFGGDAEGEALAMPALSDVRDWDPLERLKKEFDAVGFYLSAHPLDTKAGQLEGMGIVPMARVEEKLAHRSSALIEMAGVLLKKQVKVSAKGNKFAFLQLSDSTGVYEVTLFSETLARVKDMLEPGEGLLLKAVVEQREEQLRYTVQTIQPLDEALAGKVKEVQITLADPRPVGMMKQLLEADGGGRVQVKIYTEAKPGLIAELTLPGRWGFSPDTRNALIREEGVKEVREL, encoded by the coding sequence ATGCCCGATTCTGTGAAAGACAATTTTGTGCATCTACACCTGCACTCTGCCTATTCTCTGGCGGAAGGCGCGATCACGGTCAAGGACCTGTTGGGGCTTTGTCAGAAATACAATATGCCGGCTGTGGCGATTACCGATACCGGCAACCTGTTCGGGGCGATGGAGTTTGCCACTTACGCCGCCAAGGCCGGGGTGCAGCCTGTTTTGGGGGCGCAGATTGCCTTGGGGCTGGAGGGGCATCAGCTGGTGTTGCTGGTCCAGAGCGAGCAGGGGTATCGCAATCTTTGCAAGCTTGTCAGCGTGTCTTTCCTTGAAACCGAAGGGACGGAAAAACCGCATATCGACTGGGAGACACTGGATGCGCATACGGAGGGCCTGATTTGCCTGAGCGGCGGTTTGAAGGGGCCTGTCGACCAGTATCTTCTGCATAACCAGACAAAAGAAGCGGAAGCGGCGCTCAAGCGCCTCAAGAAAATATTTGGCGATCGGCTTTATATCGAGCTGCAACGTCATGGCTGGCCGGAGGAAGACCGGATTGAAGGTGCGCTGATTGATCTGGCCTATAAGCATGATATTCCGCTGGTGGCGACAAATGATTGTTATTTCCCGACCAAGAAAATGCATGAAGCGCATGATGCGCTGCTTTGTATCGCGGAAGGGCGCTATGTCACCGAATCTGATCGTCGGAAGGTGACGCCAGAGCATTATTTTAAGAATGCTCTGGCGATGAGGGATTTGTTTAAAGATGTTCCGGAGGCTGTTGATAATACAGTTATTATTGCGCAGCGCTGTTCGTATCTTTTGAAACCGATTGACCCGTTGCTGCCGCCGTTTGATACGGGAGAGGGACGTAACGAGGCGGAAGAATTGCGCAAGCAGGCACAAGATGGTCTGCAGTGGCGGCTGGAGAGATTTGTATTTCCTGAGGACGCTGACGAGGCGAAAAAGAAAGAAATCGCCAGCCCTTATTTTGAGCGGCTGAATTATGAACTCGGCGTGATCGAGGGAATGGGGTTTCCCGGTTATTTTCTGATCTGTTCGGATTTTATCAAATGGTCGAAGGAGCATGATATTCCGGTCGGACCGGGCCGGGGGTCGGGGGCCGGTTCCGTTGTGGCCTGGGCCTTGCAGATTACTGACCTTGATCCGCTGGAGTTCGGTTTGCTGTTCGAGCGGTTTTTGAATCCGGAGCGGGTGTCGATGCCGGACTTCGACGTCGATTTTTGCCAGACACGCCGGGATGAGGTCATTCATTACGTACAGGATAAATATGGCCACGATAACGTCGCGCAGATTATTACGTTCGGTAAATTGCAGGCGCGGGCCGTGGTGCGTGATGTCGGGCGGGTGCTGCAAATGCCGTACGGGCAGGTCGACCGGATTGCCAAGCTGATCCCTGCAAACCCGGCCAACCCGATTTCACTGGCTGAGGCTCTGGAACAGGAGCCGGATCTGGCCAACGAGCGGATGCGGGATGAGACCACTGATAAGCTGATTACGATTGCCTTGCAGCTTGAAGGACTCTACCGCCATGCATCGACCCACGCGGCGGGGCTGGTGATTGGCGACCGAGAGCTGCACAAGCTGCTGGCGCTGTATCGCGATCCGCGTTCCGACATGCCGGTGACACAGTTCAATATGAAATTCGTGGAGCAATCCGGTCTGGTCAAATTCGACTTTCTCGGCCTGAAAACCATGACGGTGATTAAAAAGGCGCTGGATCTGGTTGAACAAGTTCATGGCAAGAAAATCGATCACCTTGAAATCCCGTTTGATGACCAGAAAACCTATGAGCTTTTGACCAGCGGCCAGACGGTCGGGGTGTTCCAGCTGGAAAGTGCCGGGATGCGCGATGTCCTGCGTAAGATGAAGCCGGACCGGCTGGAAGATATTATCGCTCTCGTCGCTTTGTACCGGCCTGGTCCGATGGACAATATTCCACGCTATATTGACATCAAGGACGGCAAGGAAGAACCGGATTACATGCATCCGAAGCTGCAGCCGATTTTGGAAGAAACCTACGGGATCATGATCTATCAGGAGCAGGTCATGCAGGCGGCGCAGCTTCTGGCCGGCTATACGCTGGGCGGCGCTGACCTCCTGCGGCGGGCGATGGGGAAAAAGATCAAGGAGGAGATGGACGCCCAGCGCGACATGTTCGTGAAGGGCTGTGCCAAGCACAACGATATCCCCGCCGAGCAGGCGAACGCGATTTTTGACCAGATCGCCAAATTTGCCGGGTACGGGTTTAACAAATCACACGCGGCGGCCTATGCGGTTATTGCGTACTGGACGGGCTGGCTGAAGGCGAACTACCCAGTTGAGTTTATGGCGGCTTCGATGACTCTGGATCTGGGGAATACCGACAAGCTGGCCGTATTTAAGCAGGATCTGGATCGTTCGGGCATTGCACTTTTGCTGCCCGATGTTAACCGGTCCCTGCCGGAGTTCAAGGTGGAAGACGGGGCGGTGCGTTATGCGCTGGCGGCCCTCAAGGGGGTGGGCGAGCATGCGATGGAAGTACTTGTTGCCGAGCGGGACAAGAACGGTCCTTACAAGGATTTACAGGATTTTGCCAACCGGCTGGATGCGGGGACGCTCAACCGGCGCCAGATGGAGCAGCTTGCCAGTGCCGGGGCGTTTGAGTGTCTGAACTCTAACCGGGCGCAGGTCCATGATTATGCCGAAGCACTTTTGCGCTATGCCCAGAACCAGCGCGAAGAACGGGAGAGCGGCCAGAACAGTTTGTTTGGCGGTGATGCCGAGGGAGAAGCTCTGGCGATGCCGGCGTTGTCGGATGTGCGGGACTGGGATCCGCTGGAGCGGCTCAAGAAGGAATTTGACGCGGTCGGATTTTACCTGTCGGCGCATCCGCTGGATACGAAAGCCGGGCAACTGGAAGGCATGGGCATTGTGCCGATGGCGCGGGTAGAAGAAAAGTTGGCCCACCGGAGCAGTGCGCTGATCGAGATGGCGGGAGTTTTGCTCAAAAAGCAGGTTAAGGTTTCGGCAAAAGGGAATAAATTCGCTTTTCTGCAGCTTTCCGATTCAACCGGCGTTTATGAAGTGACTCTGTTTTCGGAAACGCTGGCGCGGGTCAAGGATATGCTGGAGCCGGGGGAAGGGCTATTGCTCAAGGCTGTGGTCGAGCAGCGTGAGGAGCAGCTCCGCTATACCGTGCAGACAATTCAGCCGCTGGATGAGGCTCTGGCCGGGAAGGTCAAGGAAGTGCAGATTACACTGGCCGATCCGCGGCCGGTGGGGATGATGAAGCAGCTTCTGGAGGCCGACGGCGGTGGGCGCGTACAAGTTAAAATTTACACCGAAGCCAAGCCGGGGCTGATCGCGGAACTGACCTTGCCGGGGCGATGGGGTTTTTCGCCCGATACCCGCAACGCCCTGATCCGCGAGGAGGGCGTGAAAGAGGTGCGGGAGCTGTAA
- a CDS encoding glycosyltransferase family 25 protein has product MSKIDLPPIFVINMAKDTDRRDGINARAQNVAVELTFIEAINGREMSDTDIAAVYDSAKRKRYFGRDMTKGEIGCLLSHRNIFEKMVKEDIPLAVILEDDVIFEPDFKDALTALAQSSRKWDVIRFLGSEKIYKRGCRKIAPLGNTRYQYARLPTAPGGAHGYLLTRNAAEIMLKHMQRNWIPIDTLQGRTWETGLETLVLYPAPLFPDPAAATTIGNDERFDKTVKLTGLPRLFYPLTRAWYKLEDTIGKKRIYWGSYLRDKKTA; this is encoded by the coding sequence ATGAGCAAAATCGATTTACCGCCCATTTTCGTCATCAATATGGCCAAAGACACCGACCGCAGGGACGGCATAAACGCCCGTGCACAAAATGTTGCTGTGGAATTGACCTTTATCGAGGCCATCAATGGCCGAGAAATGAGCGATACGGATATCGCCGCCGTTTATGACAGCGCCAAACGCAAACGTTATTTTGGCCGCGATATGACCAAGGGAGAAATCGGCTGCCTGCTCTCTCACCGGAATATCTTTGAAAAGATGGTGAAAGAGGACATCCCGCTGGCCGTCATCCTTGAAGACGACGTAATTTTCGAACCCGATTTTAAAGACGCGCTAACGGCTCTCGCACAATCGTCACGCAAATGGGATGTCATCCGCTTCCTCGGCAGTGAGAAAATCTACAAACGCGGCTGCCGTAAAATCGCGCCGCTCGGCAATACCCGCTATCAATATGCCCGCCTGCCGACCGCCCCCGGCGGCGCCCACGGCTACCTGCTGACCCGGAATGCCGCTGAAATAATGCTGAAGCATATGCAGCGTAACTGGATCCCGATCGACACGCTACAGGGCCGCACATGGGAAACAGGATTAGAAACGCTGGTGCTCTACCCGGCCCCACTCTTTCCGGACCCCGCCGCCGCAACCACGATTGGCAATGATGAGCGCTTTGATAAAACGGTCAAACTGACGGGCTTGCCGCGCCTGTTCTATCCCCTGACCCGTGCCTGGTACAAGCTGGAAGACACCATCGGTAAGAAGAGAATCTATTGGGGCAGCTACCTTAGAGATAAAAAAACGGCCTAA
- a CDS encoding ABC transporter ATP-binding protein, with product MSKLLDVQGLEKTFYQGGESLTVLKGLDMAIEKGEMVALVGPSGAGKSTLLQQIGLLDTPSAGKIIVGGQDASHMNDSARTAMRRDFMGFVYQFHYLQPEFTALENVILPQMIAGRKKKDAKERGSQLLGALGLSHRLEHRPARLSGGECQRVAIARALANEPKLLLADEPTGNLDPDTADGVFDILIELVRNTGIGALIATHNMDLADRMDRVLELGQGKVREI from the coding sequence ATGAGTAAGTTACTGGACGTGCAGGGGTTGGAAAAAACGTTCTATCAGGGCGGCGAAAGCCTGACGGTCCTGAAGGGACTGGATATGGCGATCGAAAAGGGTGAAATGGTCGCGCTGGTCGGGCCGAGCGGGGCGGGGAAATCGACTTTGCTGCAGCAGATCGGGCTGCTGGATACGCCGAGCGCCGGAAAAATTATTGTCGGCGGTCAGGATGCCAGTCATATGAATGATAGCGCCCGCACCGCCATGCGCCGTGATTTTATGGGCTTTGTGTACCAGTTCCATTATTTGCAGCCCGAATTTACGGCGCTGGAAAATGTGATCCTGCCGCAGATGATTGCCGGGCGTAAAAAGAAAGATGCCAAAGAGCGCGGTTCTCAATTACTGGGGGCTTTGGGGCTTTCCCACCGGTTGGAGCACCGTCCGGCGCGACTGTCGGGTGGAGAGTGCCAGCGTGTGGCGATTGCGCGGGCGCTGGCCAACGAGCCTAAATTACTGCTGGCGGATGAGCCGACCGGGAATCTCGACCCGGATACGGCGGATGGGGTGTTCGATATCCTGATCGAGCTGGTGCGTAATACCGGGATCGGGGCGTTGATCGCCACGCATAATATGGACCTTGCCGACCGAATGGACCGTGTCCTTGAGCTCGGTCAAGGCAAGGTTCGCGAGATTTAG
- a CDS encoding lipoprotein-releasing ABC transporter permease subunit, whose product MFSPFERMVAGRYLRARKAEGFVSVIAGFSFMGIMLGVATLIIVMSVMNGFRAELVGRILGLNGHMNVYTRSGPLYDYNVLSMKLAEVDGVTSVMPVIETQALLSVHGAANGVMVRGIAPEDFARKPILSDGIIVGDKSTFTGNVVAIGKVMADKYHLTLGDKVTLIAPKGKSGPFGTMPRSRSYQIGAIFDVGMYEYNSGFVFMPLEAAQVFFQLPEAVSSLEIMTKDPMKLEDVRRRISLIVEGRAGVYDWRDMNNSFFNALQVERNVMFLILTLIIIVAAFNIISSMIMLVKDKGRDIAIMRTMGAPRRSMMKIFMLTGASIGFAGTFVGAVAGIAFALNIEAIRQWLQGLTGVDLFSAEIYFLSQLPAEIEWHEVALVVVMAFTLSILATLYPAWRAARLDPVEALRYE is encoded by the coding sequence AAGAATGGTGGCCGGGCGGTATCTGCGAGCGCGGAAAGCCGAAGGCTTTGTGTCCGTGATCGCCGGTTTTTCTTTTATGGGCATCATGCTGGGCGTGGCGACACTGATTATCGTCATGTCGGTGATGAACGGTTTCCGGGCGGAGCTGGTTGGCCGTATTTTGGGACTGAACGGGCATATGAACGTCTATACGCGCAGCGGGCCGCTTTATGATTATAACGTCCTGAGTATGAAACTGGCCGAGGTTGACGGGGTGACATCTGTGATGCCGGTGATTGAAACCCAGGCTTTGCTGTCGGTTCATGGCGCGGCGAATGGTGTGATGGTGCGCGGGATTGCCCCGGAGGATTTTGCCCGCAAGCCGATCTTGTCTGACGGGATTATTGTCGGTGACAAAAGCACGTTCACCGGTAATGTCGTGGCGATCGGCAAGGTTATGGCCGATAAATATCATTTGACGCTGGGGGATAAGGTGACGCTGATTGCGCCCAAGGGGAAATCCGGGCCTTTCGGGACGATGCCCCGGTCGCGTAGTTACCAGATTGGCGCGATTTTCGATGTCGGAATGTATGAATATAACAGCGGTTTTGTCTTTATGCCGCTGGAGGCCGCGCAGGTATTTTTCCAGTTGCCTGAAGCGGTTAGCTCTTTGGAAATTATGACCAAGGACCCGATGAAGCTGGAAGATGTGCGGCGGCGCATATCGCTGATCGTTGAAGGGCGCGCCGGGGTTTATGACTGGCGGGATATGAATAACAGCTTTTTCAATGCGCTGCAGGTTGAGCGCAATGTCATGTTCCTGATCCTGACGCTGATTATTATCGTGGCGGCGTTCAACATCATTTCCTCCATGATTATGCTGGTCAAGGACAAGGGCCGCGATATTGCCATTATGCGAACGATGGGGGCGCCGCGGCGCTCGATGATGAAAATCTTTATGCTGACCGGGGCGAGTATCGGTTTTGCCGGGACCTTTGTCGGGGCTGTGGCCGGGATTGCTTTTGCCCTGAATATCGAGGCCATCCGGCAATGGTTGCAGGGGCTGACCGGGGTGGACTTGTTCTCGGCCGAGATTTATTTCCTCTCACAATTGCCGGCGGAAATTGAATGGCACGAAGTGGCTTTGGTCGTCGTGATGGCGTTTACGCTGTCTATTCTGGCGACGTTATATCCGGCGTGGCGGGCGGCGCGGCTCGATCCTGTGGAGGCGCTGCGTTATGAGTAA